One Campylobacter concisus DNA segment encodes these proteins:
- a CDS encoding DUF4272 domain-containing protein, whose translation MPKTAQQRKDENIKILKQEGIAVLESLPLRYENSEVTPRDIDEIIKRAVCSFTAIMCACTIRDEGSLGKENMAWAKSFLGEAYDGLSVKEKEVVEDRADMDTAVNMGWKYESLWILLWALGIAEDIGQMDKICDCEFVMNVFKEGGLKSRSKLRSMDEILSKLDLVYRYHWACVNARVNGTKAAGLDEEVVMERRAGLEWLCCKGQENDDLSAEFNCWDYPDLNT comes from the coding sequence ATGCCAAAAACAGCACAACAAAGAAAAGATGAGAACATAAAAATTTTAAAGCAAGAGGGCATAGCGGTGCTTGAGAGCTTGCCGCTTCGCTATGAAAATAGCGAGGTTACGCCAAGAGATATTGACGAGATAATAAAGCGCGCAGTTTGCTCATTTACAGCGATCATGTGTGCTTGCACGATCCGTGATGAGGGCTCTTTGGGCAAAGAAAATATGGCGTGGGCAAAGAGCTTTTTAGGTGAAGCTTACGACGGACTAAGTGTAAAAGAAAAAGAGGTCGTTGAAGACAGAGCCGATATGGACACGGCTGTGAATATGGGCTGGAAATATGAGTCGCTTTGGATCTTGCTTTGGGCGCTTGGCATAGCCGAAGATATCGGCCAGATGGATAAAATTTGCGACTGCGAGTTTGTGATGAATGTCTTTAAAGAGGGCGGGCTAAAAAGCCGCTCAAAGCTTCGCAGTATGGATGAAATTTTAAGTAAGCTCGATCTAGTTTATCGCTACCACTGGGCGTGCGTAAATGCAAGAGTAAATGGCACAAAGGCGGCTGGACTTGACGAAGAGGTCGTTATGGAGAGGCGTGCAGGGCTTGAGTGGCTATGCTGCAAAGGGCAGGAAAATGACGACTTGAGCGCTGAGTTTAACTGCTGGGACTATCCTGATCTAAACACTTGA
- a CDS encoding energy transducer TonB encodes MLSHNFSEIKIGEQKPIKIALNSFTPVPQTTAPQISEQVMIPEPTPPAPPPPPEPPKPKPKPEPKPLPKTEPKKIEKPKPEPKKVEKKPLPKPEPRPEPKVEPKPAITAPAPTATPAPAVNSNLPANNKSIAAAPAQKVAQELNLSNAQSDEDFSKVIAAVKKHKNYPNNARRMKHQGVVEVRFLLKTDSSIDELKVTKSSGFESLDNGALENVKKASSEFPKPKEARYLRFPIAFTLK; translated from the coding sequence TTGCTTTCACATAATTTTAGTGAGATAAAGATAGGCGAGCAAAAACCTATAAAAATAGCTCTAAATTCTTTTACTCCGGTGCCGCAAACTACGGCTCCGCAGATAAGCGAACAAGTGATGATACCAGAGCCAACACCCCCAGCTCCACCACCACCGCCAGAGCCGCCAAAACCAAAACCTAAGCCTGAGCCAAAACCACTACCAAAAACAGAGCCAAAAAAGATAGAAAAGCCTAAACCTGAGCCAAAAAAGGTGGAGAAAAAGCCACTGCCAAAGCCTGAGCCTCGCCCTGAGCCAAAGGTGGAGCCAAAACCTGCTATCACTGCGCCAGCTCCTACCGCGACGCCAGCACCTGCTGTAAATTCAAATTTACCAGCAAATAATAAGTCTATCGCCGCAGCTCCAGCCCAAAAAGTAGCCCAAGAGTTAAATTTATCAAACGCGCAAAGTGATGAGGACTTTAGCAAGGTTATAGCAGCTGTGAAAAAGCATAAAAACTACCCAAATAACGCTAGAAGGATGAAGCATCAAGGCGTTGTTGAAGTTAGATTTTTGCTTAAAACAGACAGCAGCATAGACGAGCTAAAGGTTACTAAAAGTTCAGGCTTTGAGTCGCTTGACAACGGTGCTTTAGAAAATGTCAAAAAAGCAAGCTCTGAGTTTCCAAAGCCAAAAGAAGCTCGCTATCTTCGCTTTCCGATAGCATTTACATTAAAATAA
- the exbD gene encoding TonB system transport protein ExbD, which produces MRLNKKDGLNIVPFIDIMLVLLAIVLSISTFIAQGKIAVDLPSASSTEQIKEDEKKVSVVIDKDNKFFIDDAEISEDELKDKLNAIDTKTLVQLKSDKNAKFDSFVKVIDILKEKGHENFAIQTISE; this is translated from the coding sequence ATGCGTCTAAATAAAAAAGATGGGCTAAATATCGTCCCATTTATCGATATCATGCTCGTTTTGCTAGCCATCGTGCTAAGCATCTCGACCTTCATCGCCCAGGGCAAGATCGCAGTCGATCTACCAAGTGCGAGCAGCACCGAGCAGATCAAAGAGGACGAGAAAAAAGTGAGTGTCGTTATCGATAAAGATAATAAATTTTTTATAGATGACGCGGAAATTTCGGAAGATGAGCTGAAAGATAAGCTAAATGCCATTGATACTAAGACTTTAGTGCAGCTAAAAAGCGACAAAAACGCTAAATTTGACAGCTTTGTCAAAGTAATTGATATCTTAAAAGAAAAAGGTCACGAAAACTTTGCAATCCAAACAATCTCTGAGTAA
- the exbB gene encoding TonB-system energizer ExbB — protein sequence MELLKHNIDYIIIGILGVMSFFVLWYTIERIIFYSRVNINSYKNIEELDGALTKNLTTLYIIYSNAPYIGLLGTVAGIMITFYDMGMAGGIDTKSIMIGLSLALKATAFGLLVAIPTLMIYNGFVRKVDVMINRYKAKNASK from the coding sequence ATGGAACTTTTAAAACACAACATTGACTATATAATCATCGGTATTTTGGGCGTTATGAGCTTTTTTGTGCTTTGGTATACGATAGAGCGTATCATTTTTTACTCACGCGTCAATATAAATAGCTACAAAAACATTGAAGAGCTCGATGGGGCGCTGACAAAAAATTTAACCACACTTTATATCATCTACTCAAACGCCCCATATATCGGACTTCTTGGCACGGTTGCTGGCATAATGATCACATTTTATGACATGGGTATGGCTGGCGGCATCGATACAAAAAGTATCATGATCGGCCTATCTTTAGCACTAAAAGCGACTGCATTTGGCCTACTTGTGGCGATCCCGACGCTCATGATCTACAATGGCTTTGTTAGAAAAGTCGATGTCATGATAAACAGATACAAGGCCAAAAATGCGTCTAAATAA
- a CDS encoding cysteine hydrolase family protein, giving the protein MSEILDELNAWQNGLKALKFSEIFKNGSEKVVFISVDMINGFCCEGALASKRVGELSKGIADTFRLARDKFDLKNCVLIQDAHEPNSAEFASFPAHALKGQNEAEAVDELRNLDFFNEMKTFYKNSLSIAYSQEFNKFISKFDSFVVMGDCTDMCIYQLVSHLRLSANEQNLKREIIVPANLVQTYDAPGHSGDFYQNVFLHHMQMALNARVVKELKI; this is encoded by the coding sequence ATGAGTGAAATTTTAGATGAGTTAAATGCGTGGCAAAATGGCCTAAAAGCGCTTAAATTTAGTGAAATTTTTAAAAATGGCAGCGAAAAAGTGGTCTTTATAAGCGTTGATATGATAAATGGCTTTTGTTGTGAAGGCGCACTAGCTAGCAAGCGTGTGGGTGAGCTCTCAAAGGGCATAGCAGATACTTTTAGGCTGGCAAGGGATAAATTTGACCTTAAAAACTGCGTCCTCATCCAAGATGCTCATGAGCCAAATTCAGCTGAGTTTGCGAGCTTTCCAGCTCATGCTTTAAAAGGGCAAAATGAAGCAGAGGCAGTTGATGAGCTACGAAATTTAGACTTTTTTAATGAGATGAAGACTTTTTATAAAAACTCACTTAGCATTGCTTATTCGCAGGAGTTTAATAAATTTATAAGTAAATTTGATAGCTTTGTCGTAATGGGCGACTGCACCGATATGTGCATCTATCAGCTTGTTTCTCACCTAAGACTTAGCGCAAATGAGCAAAATTTAAAAAGGGAGATCATCGTGCCTGCAAATTTGGTGCAAACCTACGACGCACCAGGGCATAGTGGGGACTTTTATCAAAATGTATTTTTACATCACATGCAAATGGCACTAAATGCACGCGTGGTAAAAGAGCTAAAAATTTAG
- a CDS encoding sensor histidine kinase, protein MSDIDIQNGLKSLIEQTYLIEREYKNLTASYMSLQGFIKDIVEILPNAIWVLDENDEIFLQNSEAQKLGKALNFIPKDEGELNFGSQIYLVKKVVKDDKKIISATDITQEKRTERLASMGQVAAHLAHEIRNPIGSISLLNSTLLKRAEPKILPIVEQIQKGIWRVERIIKATLLFTKGLSITPREFNFLDIKSECEEALKFYEYSKDINFELNFPDALYSGDFDLIAMVFQNILFNAIDAIEEDENDEGVVRLSYEKTPNEHKFIVYDSGVSIKNENIVFEPFKTSKLKGNGLGLHLCLQIIEAHKGSIEITLEPKTFCINLPIKEK, encoded by the coding sequence GTGAGTGATATCGATATACAAAATGGCCTAAAAAGCCTAATAGAGCAGACCTATCTGATAGAGCGTGAGTATAAAAATTTGACCGCTTCTTATATGAGCTTGCAAGGTTTTATAAAAGATATCGTGGAAATTTTGCCAAATGCCATTTGGGTGCTTGATGAAAATGATGAAATTTTCTTACAAAACTCAGAGGCGCAAAAGCTTGGCAAAGCGCTAAATTTCATCCCAAAAGATGAGGGCGAGCTAAATTTTGGCTCACAAATTTATCTAGTAAAAAAGGTGGTCAAAGACGATAAAAAGATCATCTCTGCTACTGACATAACGCAAGAAAAACGCACCGAGCGCCTAGCCTCGATGGGTCAAGTAGCAGCGCACCTAGCTCACGAGATAAGAAACCCCATAGGCTCTATCTCGCTTCTAAACTCCACGCTTTTAAAAAGGGCTGAGCCAAAAATTTTGCCTATCGTCGAGCAGATACAAAAGGGGATCTGGCGTGTTGAGCGCATCATCAAAGCCACACTTCTTTTTACAAAAGGGCTTAGTATCACGCCAAGGGAATTTAACTTTTTAGATATCAAAAGCGAGTGCGAGGAGGCGCTTAAATTTTATGAGTATTCAAAAGATATAAATTTTGAGCTAAATTTCCCTGACGCCCTTTATAGTGGCGACTTTGACCTCATCGCGATGGTCTTTCAAAACATTTTATTTAACGCCATAGACGCCATCGAAGAGGACGAAAACGACGAAGGTGTGGTGAGACTAAGCTACGAAAAGACGCCAAATGAACATAAATTTATAGTCTATGACAGCGGAGTTTCTATAAAAAATGAAAACATCGTCTTTGAGCCGTTTAAGACGAGCAAACTAAAGGGCAATGGCCTAGGACTGCACCTTTGCTTGCAGATCATCGAGGCACACAAGGGCAGCATAGAGATAACCCTTGAGCCAAAGACATTTTGTATAAATTTACCTATAAAGGAGAAGTGA
- a CDS encoding DUF234 domain-containing protein → MKHLGIAEVIKFHLVFDDFLLKGSYYDVFEAIRAEILDDYKNLMARFYFDEDSDEAIKMALIKLARSDRKKFSVNKILPQSMTNRVYAKLFSKDFLVLEKSKEKPRVKNKRQILKKSERAYKIEDKIHFNSHFSRFWFRFIEPNLSLLKEGRSEEILELIRKEFDEYASLGFELLSGELMAKKLGLDGILLSSFWSKNIELDMLFSINGKIIVGEAKYKERKICKNVLNLVLHKCERLGIKPDIVALFSKSGFSNELLGLKDERLRLYEIKDYEELL, encoded by the coding sequence ATGAAGCACCTTGGTATTGCTGAAGTTATAAAATTTCATCTTGTTTTTGATGACTTTTTATTAAAGGGCTCATACTACGATGTTTTTGAGGCGATTAGGGCTGAAATTTTAGATGATTATAAAAATTTGATGGCTAGGTTTTACTTTGACGAGGATAGCGACGAGGCCATCAAAATGGCTCTCATTAAGCTTGCTAGAAGCGACAGAAAGAAATTTAGCGTAAATAAAATTTTGCCCCAAAGCATGACAAATAGGGTCTATGCAAAGCTTTTTAGTAAGGATTTTTTAGTGCTTGAAAAGAGCAAAGAAAAGCCACGAGTAAAAAACAAACGTCAAATTTTAAAAAAAAGTGAGCGAGCTTATAAGATAGAGGATAAAATTCACTTCAATAGCCATTTTTCAAGGTTTTGGTTTAGATTTATCGAGCCAAATTTAAGCCTTTTAAAAGAGGGCAGGAGTGAGGAAATTTTAGAGCTTATAAGAAAAGAATTTGACGAGTACGCGAGCCTTGGCTTTGAGCTTTTAAGCGGCGAGCTAATGGCTAAAAAGCTTGGGCTTGATGGCATTTTGCTAAGCTCATTTTGGAGCAAAAATATAGAGCTAGACATGCTTTTTAGCATAAATGGCAAGATAATAGTCGGCGAAGCAAAGTATAAAGAACGAAAAATTTGTAAAAATGTCTTAAATTTAGTCCTTCACAAGTGCGAAAGACTTGGCATAAAGCCTGATATCGTGGCACTTTTTTCAAAAAGTGGCTTTAGCAACGAGCTTTTGGGCTTAAAAGATGAGCGACTTAGGCTTTATGAGATAAAAGATTATGAGGAGTTGCTGTGA
- a CDS encoding aminotransferase class V-fold PLP-dependent enzyme, with translation MVNLEHIRRDIILKKGIHYFDYTASGLAYKPIEDEVADILKTYANTHSLTSSNAYKTQLLYDSARSELKRFLGLDDSFYLIATGYGATGAIKKFQELLGLYVPPAAKRRFDLKPNNDSPLVILGPYEHHSNEISFKEALCEVERIRLAKDGSIDLSHLEQILKINAGREIIASFSAASNVTGVISDYKQIYTLVKKFGGIVAFDVASLSAYANLDCDYFDALFISPHKLLGGVGSCGLLAIKKVLANDDVPSFAGGGTVSYVSKNYHIFLKDQEALEEAGTPPILGLIRANLAYRLREEIGLATIYENESELSEYFCQRLREIPELVSYCPANLKRLAIFSFNVKNVAPYELSKILSKEYGIQTRAGCSCAGSYGHDLLGLKEDPNFTHKPGWVRVSLHYTHTFEDIDYLVSAIKKSIEKYALSWQVKDPFDVKEISGCVGE, from the coding sequence TTGGTAAATTTAGAGCACATTAGAAGAGATATTATTTTAAAAAAAGGGATACATTACTTCGACTACACCGCCTCTGGGCTTGCGTATAAGCCTATCGAGGACGAGGTCGCTGATATCTTAAAAACCTACGCCAACACCCACTCGCTAACATCCTCAAATGCCTATAAAACGCAGCTTTTGTATGATAGCGCTAGAAGCGAGCTAAAGCGATTTTTAGGGCTTGATGATAGCTTTTATCTCATAGCCACAGGATACGGTGCCACTGGTGCGATCAAGAAATTTCAAGAGCTTTTGGGGCTTTACGTGCCTCCAGCTGCCAAAAGAAGGTTTGATCTAAAGCCAAACAACGACTCGCCCCTAGTCATACTTGGCCCTTATGAGCACCACTCAAATGAGATCAGCTTTAAAGAGGCGCTTTGCGAGGTTGAGCGCATAAGGCTTGCAAAAGACGGCAGCATCGACCTGTCTCACTTGGAGCAAATTTTAAAGATAAATGCAGGGCGCGAGATCATCGCTAGCTTTAGCGCAGCCTCAAACGTCACAGGCGTCATAAGCGACTACAAGCAAATTTACACGCTTGTTAAGAAATTTGGCGGCATCGTGGCATTTGACGTGGCGAGCCTTAGCGCATATGCAAATTTAGACTGCGACTACTTTGACGCTCTTTTTATCTCGCCGCATAAGCTTCTTGGCGGAGTTGGCAGCTGTGGGCTACTGGCAATCAAAAAAGTGCTAGCAAATGACGATGTGCCAAGCTTTGCAGGTGGCGGCACGGTAAGCTATGTGAGCAAAAACTACCATATATTTTTAAAGGATCAAGAGGCACTTGAAGAGGCTGGCACACCGCCTATTTTGGGGCTTATACGTGCAAATTTAGCCTACAGACTAAGAGAAGAGATAGGACTTGCTACCATCTATGAAAACGAGAGTGAGCTTAGCGAATACTTTTGTCAAAGACTAAGAGAGATCCCAGAGCTAGTTAGCTACTGCCCAGCAAATTTAAAGCGTCTTGCGATATTTTCATTTAATGTAAAAAACGTAGCTCCATATGAGCTTTCAAAAATTTTAAGCAAAGAGTATGGCATACAAACACGTGCTGGCTGCTCGTGCGCGGGCTCATACGGACACGACCTTTTGGGGCTAAAAGAGGATCCAAATTTCACCCACAAGCCAGGCTGGGTGAGGGTCAGCCTTCACTATACGCATACCTTTGAAGATATTGATTATTTGGTGAGTGCGATCAAGAAAAGTATCGAGAAATACGCACTTTCGTGGCAGGTCAAAGACCCTTTTGACGTAAAAGAGATAAGTGGGTGTGTGGGTGAATAA
- the thiD gene encoding bifunctional hydroxymethylpyrimidine kinase/phosphomethylpyrimidine kinase: MNKKNVLIVAGSDSVGGAGVQADIKSCEAFGCFSASVITAVTAQNTNGVSSVLAMPASMVKAQFEMVLAELDIDAVKVGMLFNEEIITVVSAFLKELRAKNVPVVIDPVCVAKSGAKLLEDGAIKALKELLNLASVATPNVDEARILGIDFANLPCDMVLKRTKVDEICEDTLYLKGGEVMKFSEELFEPKVMHGAGCSFSSSLAAILAQQSDLVSAIKMAKKFVANGIKNAHKSKFGARLINHKAGLNG, translated from the coding sequence GTGAATAAAAAAAATGTTTTGATAGTTGCTGGAAGCGACAGCGTCGGCGGTGCAGGAGTGCAGGCGGATATAAAAAGTTGCGAGGCGTTTGGTTGCTTTAGCGCAAGCGTCATCACAGCCGTGACCGCACAAAATACAAATGGCGTTAGCAGCGTGCTTGCGATGCCAGCAAGTATGGTGAAAGCTCAGTTTGAGATGGTGCTAGCTGAGCTTGACATAGACGCTGTGAAGGTTGGCATGCTCTTTAACGAGGAGATAATAACCGTTGTAAGCGCGTTTTTAAAGGAGTTAAGAGCTAAAAATGTGCCAGTTGTGATAGACCCAGTTTGTGTGGCAAAGTCAGGTGCGAAACTGCTTGAAGATGGAGCGATAAAAGCACTAAAAGAGCTTTTAAACCTAGCAAGTGTCGCCACGCCAAATGTAGATGAGGCTAGGATTTTGGGCATTGACTTTGCAAATTTGCCTTGCGATATGGTGCTAAAGCGAACGAAGGTTGATGAAATTTGCGAGGATACGCTCTATCTAAAAGGTGGCGAAGTGATGAAATTTAGCGAGGAGCTTTTTGAGCCAAAGGTGATGCATGGGGCTGGATGTAGCTTCTCAAGCTCGCTAGCGGCTATTTTAGCGCAGCAAAGTGATCTAGTAAGCGCCATAAAAATGGCTAAAAAATTTGTGGCAAATGGGATAAAAAATGCTCATAAAAGTAAATTTGGCGCACGGCTTATAAACCATAAAGCGGGGCTTAATGGCTGA
- the thiE gene encoding thiamine phosphate synthase: MAEIYAISDDVLMPENLALEYTREILECGVKFFQFRSKKAVKNEKLASEILNLCEKFGAKFIVNDDVKFAKKIGAKAVHLGKDDEGIKEAFEILGKDAYVGVSCYNDINLAINAAKNGASYVAFGSVFASPTKPNAPKCDLEVVRETKQILNLPVCVIGGINETNIGSLSYANPDLIAVISAIYKDRNIKENIKNLQKLVKIF, translated from the coding sequence ATGGCTGAAATTTACGCTATTAGTGACGATGTGCTAATGCCTGAAAATTTGGCTTTGGAGTACACAAGAGAGATTTTGGAGTGCGGGGTTAAATTTTTTCAGTTTAGGTCAAAAAAAGCGGTCAAAAACGAGAAGCTTGCGAGTGAAATTTTAAATTTATGTGAGAAATTTGGCGCGAAATTTATCGTAAATGACGATGTCAAATTTGCTAAAAAGATAGGCGCAAAGGCCGTTCATCTAGGCAAAGACGATGAGGGCATAAAAGAGGCGTTTGAGATTTTAGGCAAAGACGCATACGTTGGCGTTAGCTGCTATAACGATATAAATTTAGCTATAAATGCTGCTAAAAACGGGGCCAGCTACGTCGCTTTTGGCTCAGTTTTCGCAAGCCCCACAAAGCCAAATGCCCCAAAATGCGACCTTGAAGTAGTTAGAGAGACAAAGCAAATTTTAAACCTACCTGTTTGCGTGATAGGTGGCATAAATGAGACAAATATCGGCTCACTCTCCTATGCAAATCCCGATCTCATCGCCGTCATCTCAGCGATCTACAAAGATCGCAACATCAAAGAAAATATCAAAAATTTACAAAAACTTGTTAAAATTTTTTAA
- a CDS encoding FtsW/RodA/SpoVE family cell cycle protein translates to MIKLDRRILTHFDFIQPFLIIPIIAISYILVSEANDVLANKQLVYFGIGFVSFFIAFLLPIRRIDWIIPMFYWVCIVLLLSVDIFGVSKLGAKRWLEIPFVHFTLQPSELMKPAFLLMLAYLVKQRPPEVDGYGLKDFLRLSFYILLPFALIMKEPDLGTALILLIVGYTILFVIGVNKKIWICIILAIGFSAPVLYENLHDYQKKRIHDFIAEEPSYHVKQSIIAIGSGGLKGKPKDEATQTHFKFLPIATSDFIFAYNIERFGFYGALLLLGLYGALITHLLSLNYGLKNDYFTQVTATGIAALIFVYVGVNVSMTIGFAPVVGVPLPFFSYGGSSFVTFMVLFGILQNLLTFRFDQTYRSVKFKF, encoded by the coding sequence TTGATAAAACTAGATCGGCGTATTTTAACACATTTTGATTTTATTCAGCCGTTTTTAATAATCCCAATCATAGCCATCTCATACATCCTAGTTTCCGAAGCAAACGACGTTTTAGCAAACAAACAGCTTGTGTATTTTGGCATAGGATTTGTCTCATTTTTCATAGCATTTTTGCTGCCTATTAGGCGCATCGACTGGATCATTCCGATGTTTTACTGGGTTTGCATCGTGCTGCTTTTAAGCGTCGATATCTTTGGTGTTAGCAAGCTTGGAGCCAAACGCTGGCTGGAAATTCCATTCGTTCACTTCACACTTCAGCCATCAGAGCTCATGAAGCCAGCTTTTTTGCTGATGCTAGCCTATCTAGTTAAGCAGCGCCCACCAGAAGTCGATGGATACGGGCTAAAAGACTTTTTAAGGCTTAGTTTTTACATACTTTTGCCATTTGCGCTCATCATGAAAGAGCCTGATCTTGGCACCGCGCTCATACTTTTGATAGTTGGCTACACCATCCTTTTTGTAATCGGCGTAAATAAGAAAATTTGGATCTGTATCATCCTTGCCATAGGCTTTTCCGCGCCGGTTTTGTATGAAAATTTGCATGATTATCAAAAAAAGAGGATCCACGACTTCATCGCCGAAGAGCCAAGCTACCACGTAAAGCAAAGCATCATCGCCATAGGTAGCGGCGGGCTAAAAGGCAAGCCAAAAGATGAGGCTACGCAGACGCACTTTAAATTTTTGCCAATTGCCACAAGTGACTTCATCTTTGCTTATAATATCGAGCGTTTTGGCTTTTATGGCGCACTTCTTTTGCTGGGACTTTATGGAGCGCTTATAACGCACTTACTTAGCCTAAACTACGGGCTTAAGAATGATTATTTCACGCAGGTGACCGCCACTGGCATAGCCGCGCTCATCTTTGTTTATGTGGGAGTAAATGTCTCGATGACGATCGGATTTGCGCCGGTTGTTGGCGTGCCACTGCCGTTTTTTAGCTACGGCGGAAGCAGCTTTGTCACCTTCATGGTACTTTTTGGGATACTGCAAAATTTGCTAACATTTAGGTTTGATCAGACCTACCGCTCAGTGAAATTTAAATTTTAA
- a CDS encoding RluA family pseudouridine synthase gives MVKFNVSNSSRLDVAVAQELQISRNQALNLIKDSLVSVNLKPVSKPSFILNENDEICVNFAPKKEVQNEYEVNFDIPIIYEDDDLIVLNKPPQIVVHQAPSVKEATLVEWLNKKGFMLSNLNGDVRAGIVHRLDKGTSGAIVVAKNNFAHAKLSEQLSDKSMGRIYLALTDLPLKEDVIIDKPIGRNPNNRLKKAIVADAKFAKSAFVNLLSEGGVNLIAAKLFTGRTHQIRVHLASINRHILGDDLYGFKSQGDKISRVMLHAYMLYFIHPRTGKRVEFIAKTYDDFNQIIYKKIPKEIFDEKICPTHIDTIFSSFLSGMRL, from the coding sequence TTGGTTAAATTTAATGTTTCAAATAGCTCAAGACTCGACGTTGCAGTGGCACAGGAGCTTCAAATTTCACGTAATCAAGCTTTAAATTTGATAAAAGACTCTCTTGTAAGCGTAAATTTAAAACCAGTCTCAAAACCAAGTTTTATTTTAAACGAAAACGACGAAATTTGCGTAAATTTTGCCCCAAAAAAAGAGGTGCAAAACGAGTACGAAGTAAATTTTGACATCCCTATCATCTATGAAGACGACGATCTCATAGTGCTAAATAAACCCCCGCAAATCGTCGTCCACCAAGCTCCAAGCGTCAAAGAGGCGACACTTGTTGAGTGGCTAAACAAAAAGGGCTTTATGCTCTCAAATTTAAACGGCGACGTAAGAGCTGGCATCGTCCACCGCCTAGATAAGGGCACGAGCGGCGCTATCGTCGTTGCTAAAAACAACTTCGCCCACGCCAAACTTAGCGAGCAGCTAAGTGATAAGAGCATGGGACGAATTTATCTAGCGCTTACCGACTTGCCCCTAAAAGAGGACGTCATCATCGATAAGCCAATCGGCAGAAACCCAAACAACCGCCTAAAAAAAGCGATCGTCGCGGACGCTAAATTTGCCAAAAGCGCCTTTGTAAATTTGTTAAGCGAAGGCGGAGTAAATTTGATAGCAGCAAAGCTTTTTACAGGCAGGACACATCAGATAAGAGTGCATCTTGCTAGCATAAATCGCCACATTTTAGGCGATGATTTATACGGATTTAAGAGCCAAGGCGATAAAATAAGCAGGGTTATGCTTCACGCTTATATGCTCTATTTTATCCATCCACGAACTGGTAAAAGGGTAGAATTTATCGCAAAAACGTATGATGACTTTAACCAAATAATTTACAAAAAAATTCCCAAGGAGATTTTTGATGAAAAAATTTGCCCTACGCATATTGACACCATTTTTAGTAGCTTTCTTAGCGGGATGCGGCTCTAG
- a CDS encoding fibronectin type III domain-containing protein has protein sequence MKKFALRILTPFLVAFLAGCGSSVPTQQSTSLPTITSLKTISDMTEVGFEWNPVSDESVVGYYLYRSNPNDANSKMQLVANIKDRFATHYVDRDLAPETTYSYQMRTYSSNAISQPGAIATATTKPLLDSVPFAQAITGLPGRVKVIWRPHPDSTVASYIIQRSDAGANKFSQVAEVNGRLNAEYIDTEVKPGRSYEYRILVKTSSGVISKPSQNISATTKELP, from the coding sequence ATGAAAAAATTTGCCCTACGCATATTGACACCATTTTTAGTAGCTTTCTTAGCGGGATGCGGCTCTAGCGTACCGACTCAGCAAAGCACGTCACTACCAACTATTACAAGCTTAAAAACTATTTCAGACATGACAGAAGTTGGCTTCGAGTGGAACCCAGTGAGCGACGAGAGCGTCGTTGGCTACTACCTTTACCGTTCAAATCCAAACGATGCAAACTCAAAAATGCAACTAGTTGCAAACATAAAAGACCGCTTTGCTACGCACTACGTGGATCGCGACCTAGCTCCAGAGACAACTTACTCATATCAGATGAGAACCTACTCAAGCAACGCCATCTCTCAACCAGGTGCGATTGCAACTGCTACAACTAAGCCGCTACTTGACTCTGTGCCATTTGCGCAAGCTATCACAGGGCTTCCAGGCCGTGTAAAAGTGATCTGGAGACCACATCCTGATAGCACAGTAGCAAGCTACATCATCCAAAGAAGCGATGCAGGAGCTAATAAATTTAGCCAAGTAGCAGAGGTAAATGGCAGACTAAATGCCGAGTATATCGATACTGAGGTAAAACCTGGCAGGTCTTATGAGTATAGGATATTAGTTAAAACTTCTTCTGGCGTCATCTCAAAACCAAGCCAAAACATAAGTGCCACAACAAAGGAGTTACCCTAA